From the genome of Actinomycetota bacterium:
CGTCGGCGTCAGCGACGTCCAGCAGCTGGGTCCCGAGGGCAGCCCGGGCTCGCGCTTCCTGTTCTTCGACGACCCCGACGGCAACACCTGGGCCGTCCAGGAGCTGAAGCGCTCCTAGACTCGCCCCCGGCTGCGGGCGGCCGGTCGACCCGGATACGCTGGCGGCCGCATGGACAAGCCATCCGATCCCGCTGAGGCGAGGCGTCACCGCGAGGCCGTGGAGGCGGCCGACGAGGCCAGGCACGTCGTGCGGGCGATCGAGGACTTCCAGGACCCGTCGCAGGAGTGGCGCCGGTTGTTCTCCGAGCTGTTCGGCAGCTTTCTGCTGGTGCTGGTCGCCGCCGGCGGCGGCATGGTCGGCCAGGCGTTCCCGGGCACGATCGGCCGGGCGGCGGCGGTGGTCGCGCCGGCGCTGATGGTGACGGCGATCATCCTGTTCATGGGCAAGGTGTCCGGCGCCCACCTCAACCCCGCCGTCAGCGTCGCGTTCTCGCTGCGCCGCGACTTCCCGTGGCGGCGCGTCCCCGGCTACGTGCTCGTCCAGCTGGCCGGCGCGGTGCTGGCCGCCTGGTTCCTGCAGGCCGTCGTCGGCGTGTCGTCGGCCTACGGCGCGACCTACCCGGCCGCGGGCTGGCCCGCCGGGGACGCGTTCCTGCTGGAGGCCGTGCTCACCCTCGGCCTGGTCAGCGTCATCCTCG
Proteins encoded in this window:
- a CDS encoding aquaporin, which produces MDKPSDPAEARRHREAVEAADEARHVVRAIEDFQDPSQEWRRLFSELFGSFLLVLVAAGGGMVGQAFPGTIGRAAAVVAPALMVTAIILFMGKVSGAHLNPAVSVAFSLRRDFPWRRVPGYVLVQLAGAVLAAWFLQAVVGVSSAYGATYPAAGWPAGDAFLLEAVLTLGLVSVILGTASGAQNLGPIAAIGVGAYIALAGLWASPISGASMNPARSFGPAAVAADLRSYWVYVAGPLVGAVAAVGIAFVLRGGGGGRSASAAAQGGLFTRARRPDRS